Below is a genomic region from Prevotella melaninogenica.
AATATTAATCGTACGTAGTGGGTCACCCTTTTCATCCATCTGAATGGTAGAAGCAGACAATACGCCATCCACATCAAAGACAACAGCCTTTATCTTTTGTAAATCGTAGTTTATCATATAAGTAAGTGTAATCTATTTAGATTGTAAACAACTACATTATAACAAGTTACATCTATATATTAGAGTTTATTATTAATCTATCTTTTGTCTAAAGTGGGATTATCCACCAGCGGATTAATCCCCCTTGAAAGCATCTGATAAAGTTCCTGCAAATCCTCTTTGCCATTCATCAACTCCAACTGCTTACTCATTACATTCCTATCTCCACGCACAGCAGGTCCAGTCTGTGCCTCCTTTGGACTGATTTTCTGTATCTTCTCAGTTGTTTCATTAATCAATGGCAACATCACATCGAATGGAATACCATGCTCACCGAGAATGTCTGAAGCCACCGTATAGCAGTAATTTGTAAAGTTACAAGCCCAAACAGCAGCTAAATGTAGATACTTCCTATCTGCAGAAGACAGCCTTATCACGCGCTGAGAAAGTTTATTAGCAAGACTCCTAATAACATCCTCCGTCTCAATAGAATTGCCCTCAATGAAGACTGGAATACGCTCAAAATCCACATCCTTAGCTTTAGAGAACGTTTGCATGGGATAGAACACACCATAATGCAGTGCCTTTCCTTCAAAACAACTCATTGGCATAGAGCCTGCTGTATGGAGAAAAAGCTTCTCTCCCCTACCCTTACAGACCTCTGATATCAACTCATTGAGAACACTATCTTTCACAGAAAAGATGTAAATATCAGCCTCATCGCGAAGTGCTTTTATATCTGTTAGCCACTCTGCCTCAAGTAATTCACCTAACGTTCGGGCAGAATCTTCAGTACGACTATACACCTGACTGATAATAACACCAGCCTTTTTCAACGACTTACCTAACTGTGTGGCAAGATTACCAGCACCAATCAATGTAACCTTCAACATGCCAACAAATTTAATAATTTTAAAGGAAATATATCGGGAAGTCATCGCCTTTTTAATAAAGATTTACTACTTTTGCGCATACTGGCACATAAACCAGCAGTATATTAAACTTTAAACGAATAGAAACACGTATGAAATTTATTGGAATTATCCCCGCTCGCTATAGCTCTTCACGCTTTCCTGGTAAACCTTTAGCAATACTTGGAGGAAAAGCCGTAATAGAACATGTTTACAGACAGGTAAGTAGTGTGATGGAAGATGTATTTGTTGCCACAGACGACCAACGTATCTACGATGCTGTAGAGGCGTTTGGCGGTAAGGCTATAATGACTCGTTCCGACCATCAGAGTGGCACAGATAGAATCTGCGAAGCCCTCGACAAGGTGGGTGGAGACTTTGATGTCGTTATCAACATACAAGGTGACGAGCCTTTCATACAGAGAAGTCAGCTTGAAACTGTCATGCAGTGTTTTGACGATTCACGCACACAGATAGCGACACTTGGCAAACCTTTTGAGTCAATGGAGGCGGTAGAGAATCCTAATTCACCTAAGATTGTACTCGACAATGATGGCTATGCACTTTATTTCTCTCGCTCAGTCATTCCTTTTGTACGTGGAAAAGAAAGTGCAGAGTGGCTCAATCATTTTCCATTCCTCAAACACATCGGGCTCTATGCTTACCGTACTGAAGTGCTACGTGAAGTAAGTCGTCTGCCACAGTCCTCACTTGAGTTAGCAGAAAGCCTTGAACAGCTACGCTGGTTACAGAATGGTTATAAAATAAAAGTTGGTCTTACGAATGTTGAAACCATCGGTATTGATACGCCAGAAGACCTTCAGCGCGCTGAAGAAAAATTGCGTAATCTATAAAAACAAGGGCTGAAAGCATAAGAAACAGACTTCAGTACAACCTATCTAAGAACCACATCAAATACTTTTGTCCGAACGTTGCCTACCTTATTAGCCACGTTCGGACAAAATTGGCACAAACAAAGAAAGCTAAGAAAGACACACATAGAGGAAATTTTATTACAAAACGTCCACTGATTTTATCTTAAAAGACAGCCTAAAACAGTCCTAAGTATCACTTTTATAACTAACTAATAATCAAATCATTATAAACCACCATTTCAAAAGGTACTTAATTGGCTTCTTAAAGGGCGTTAGTAAGACCTCAAAAGGGCATCTTTAGCAAGCTAAAAGGGCGTCTTTTCAAAGCCAAAAAAGCATCTATTGGCTTCTTGTATATGAATTTATTTTTACAAACAAGACTTTGACTCGACAAAAAGAATACTATTTTTTACACACAAAAATATATTAACTTGCAACTTCCATTACCAACTAAAAACACTAATTAGTCAACACAGGCAATAAGCTAATATCTATCTATGATAGAACTTCAAAACAACTATAAAAGTCGAGAACTCTTTTTTCAAGCAACAAAAGCCCTCTTTTAGTAGAAATTTATGCTTTAATTCAACTGATAATCAACAAATATTAGCTACCTTTGCACAAGAAAACTCCTTTTAAGATATGAACAACAGATACATGATGCGCGGCGTAAGTGCTGCTAAGGAAGATGTGCATAATGCCATCAAGAACATTGACAAAGGTCTTTACCCACAGGCTTTCTGTAAGATTATCCCCGATATTCTTGGCGGAGATTCAGAATATTGCAACATTATGCATGCCGACGGTGCTGGTACAAAATCTGCACTGGCTTACATGTATTGGAAGGAGACGGGCGACCTAAGCGTATGGCGTGGTATTGCGCAGGATGCTATCGTAATGAATACAGACGACTTGCTCTGTGTGGGTGCGGTAGACAACATCTTGGTTAGTTCAACCATCGGCCGCAATAAGATGCTTGTACCAGGCGAGGTTATCTCAGCTATCATCAATGGTACTGATGAACTCTTGGCTGATATGCGCAAGATGGGCATTGGCATCTACCCTACTGGCGGTGAGACGGCAGATGTCGGCGACCTTGTTCGTACAATTATTGTAGACTCAACTGTTACCTGCCGTATGCGTCGTGAGGATGTTATTGACAATGCAAACATCCGTCCAGGCGATGTGATAGTAGGTCTTTCATCTACTGGTCAGGCTACATACGAGACACGCTATAACGGTGGTATGGGTAGCAATGGTCTGACTTCTGCACGTCATGATGTATTTGCTAAATATCTTGCTGAGAACTATCCAGAGAGCTATGACCACGCAGTACCAGAGGAGTTGGTATACAGTGGTAAGTATAAGTTGACCGATGCTGTGGAGGGAAGTCCTATCAATGCAGGCGAATTAGTACTTTCTCCTACTCGTACCTATGCTCCAGTCATCAAGCGATTGTTGGATGAGTTGCGCCCAGAGGTTCATGGTATGGTACATTGTACAGGTGGTGCACAAACGAAAGTACTACACTTCGTTAATGAGAATTGCCGTGTCATCAAGGACAATATGTTCCCAGTTCCTCCACTTTTCCGTGCTATCAAGGAGTGTAGCGGTACAGACTGGAAGGAAATGTATCAGGTCTTCAATATGGGACATCGCATGGAAATCTATGTTCGTCCAGAGGTTGCTGAGCAGGTTATCGCTATCAGTAAGGAGTTCAACATTGACGCACAGGTTGTCGGACACATCGAAGAAGGCAAGCGTAGCTTAACGATTAAGAGTGAGTTTGGCACATTTGAATATTGATAATTCACAATTATAAATTCACAATTTACAATTAGGAATATTGTTATTCTCCAAGTGTGGGAATACGCACTTTCATGTATCAGATTGTTTCTGATTGTGGATGTTGAACGATAGGTTATGAATTAAACTAAAAGATTATGATAGATAACAACAGTATATTACAGAAACTCGACGGACTTGAGGCTCGTTATGAAGAAGTATCAACGCTTATAACAGACCCAAGTGTCATTGCAGATCAGTCACGTTATGTGAAACTGACAAAGGAATATAAGGACCTTGGCGACATTATGGATGCTCGTCGCCGTTATATCAACTGTCTGACCACTATCAAAGAGGCAAAGGATATCATTGCCAATGAGAGTGATGCGGAGATGAAAGAGATGGCACGTGAGGAGTTATCTGAGAACGAAGCACTTCAACCTGCACTCGAAGAGGAAATCAAGTTGCTACTTGTACCAAAAGATCCAGAGGACGCTAAGAACGTTCAAATGGAGATTCGCGGTGGTGCCGGTGGTGATGAAGCTGCGCTCTTTGCAGGTGATCTCTTTAATATGTACAAACGTTATTGCGACAAGAAGGGCTGGAAGCTCTCTATCACTTCCGTTTCTGAGGGTACTGCAGGTGGTTTTAAGGAGATTGACTTTGCCGTTGAGGGTGATAATGTCTATGGTACCTTAAAGTATGAGTCAGGTGTTCACCGTGTACAGCGTGTACCTGCTACCGAGACACAAGGTCGTATGCACACATCTGCTGCGACTGTAGCCGTATTGCCAGAGGCTGATAAGTTCGAAGTAAACATCAACGAAGGCGATATCAAGTGGGATACTTTCCGTTCCAGTGGTGCCGGTGGTCAGAACGTAAATAAGGTTGAATCTGGTGTACGTCTGCGCTATCCATGGAAGAATCCTAACACTGGTGAGATAGAAGAAATCCTTATCGAGTGTACCGAGACACGTGATCAGCCAAAGAATAAGGAGCGCGCATTGAGTCGCCTTTATACTTACATCTATGATCATGAGCATCAGAAGTATGTTGATGACATCGCAAGTCGCCGTAAGACTTTGGTATCAACAGGTGACCGAAGTGCTAAGATTCGCACTTATAACTACCCACAGGGACGTGTTACCGACCACCGTATCGGCTTCACTACCCACGACCTTCAGGGCTTCATGAATGGTGAAATCCAGGACATGATTGACGCTTTGACCGTTGCTGAGAATGCTGAGAAGTTGAAGGAAACAGAGTTATAACAACCAATATTTAGTAGATAACCTTTATGAACAGACAACAGTTAATCAACGAGATCTTCACAAAGAAGACATTCTTATGTGTGGGACTTGACACTGATATCAACAAGATACCAGCACACTTGAAGAATGAGGATGACCCTATCTTTGCTTTCAACAAGGCAATTATTGATGCAACAGCGCCTTATTGCGTAGCCTATAAACCAAACCTTGCTTTCTATGAGTGCTATGGTTTGAAAGGTATGTCGGCATTTGAAAAGACTATTCAATATATAAAGGAGAACCATCCAAACCACTTTATCATTGCTGATGCTAAGCGTGGTGATATCGGCAACACATCTAAGATGTATGCCCAGACTTTCTTCGAAGAGTATAATCTTGATTCTGTTACTGTGGCTCCATACATGGGCGAAGACAGTGTAAAACCTTTCCTTGAGTATGACGGAAAGTGGGTTATCCTACTCGCATTGACAAGTAACAAAGGTAGCCATGACTTCCAGCTGACAGAGGATAAGCAGGGCGAACGTCTCTTTGAAAAGGTTTTAAAGAAGTCACAGGAATGGGGAACAACCGAAAATCTCATGTACGTTGTAGGTGCAACACAGGGAAAGATGTTTGAGGATATCCGCCGTATGGCACCAGAACATTTCCTTTTGGTACCAGGAGTTGGTGCACAAGGTGGTAGCTTGCAGGAGGTTTGTAAGTATGGAATGACAAAGGATTGTGGTCTGCTTGTAAATTCATCACGTGGTATTATCTACGCAAGCACTGACACAGACTTTGCTGAAGTTGCTGCAGTAAAGGCAAAAGAGCTGCAAGAAGAAATGGCTGTTGAACTGGAACATATCGCAAAATAACGATATACATACATCTAAAAGAAAAGGCTCAGTAGACAAACAAAGATGTTGTCGACTGAGCCTTTTCATTCATTTCGCATTCAGAATAATAAGAACAGTTCTTCCTTAAATGAATAGATTGAAATAGAATAAAGACTTATACTCTCCTTAAGACAATACCATTTATTCCCATCCCTTTAGTTTTTGTAAACTATTTTCGCGTGACTCAATTTCAATACATGCTCTTTCGGCTTCTTAAAGACGCCTAATAGGCTTGCAATAGGTGCCCTTTTGAAGGCTAACTAACGCCCTTTTGAAACCCAACTAAGCACCTCTTATCGAGCTATTTTATAACTATCTGATTCACTGTTGGTTGTAAAGTTGCTTTTTAAAAGGCTTCTTGCTCTGTTTTGAAGAAGGTTTAAACGAATAAATGTAATTATTTTTCGCTACCTTATCTATATTTTTTAAGTGTTGAAATTAAAAGACTTTCCGTGCCGATGGCTGATAATAAAATAGGAAGTTGGCTGTCTTAGCTATGTTTTTATTTAATGAGCAACTTCGGTTTTTCCGTTAAAGCTATACGAAAAGCATACACATTTAACGGAAGAACCCTAAAAACGATATCCGAATCCGAGGTTGAGATAGATTGGATAAAGTCCGAAACTAATCGTCTTGAAATCGCTTTCAAAGATGTTATTGAATGCCCATGTAAGGTCAGCACTGACTGTGAAGTGATTGAAAGCGCGCCATGTTGCACCTAACTGACCACCCCACTGAAAGTGACGGAGGTTAGATGAGAAATCATATGACGCTGTATTGCCATCGGCAAAAGTAAGTTTCTCACCAACAGGAGTACCTTCACGCAGATAACCATCACTTACATGACCCGTGAACTGACCATCTAACTTGATAGAAGAGTAAAGCCCTGCACGCACCTTCCAGCGATCATTAAAACGATAGTTCGCCATAACAGGAACAGTAAGAAGGGTTGTATTATAGTTTGTCTTTACATAACCCGTCCAATAACCTGCCACACGACTACCATCATTGAGAATCTCCATGCTGTAGTTCTTCACGTTTGCACCAGTTATCATACCCTTTTCTTCAAACTTCAAGCCAGTAGAAACACCCCACTTCTGCTCCTTACCGAGCCATTTAGTGACTGCTCCTTCTAACGTCCCATTGAACTTTGGGCTATAACTACTTATCTTTCTGATCTCTACAGGCATAGGAAGAGGAGAAGCGCCACCAATATTTACGCTAGCTTTCACCTCGTATTCCCATCCATTCTGTTCTGCACTGCTCAATGAAGAAGTGCGGTCTGTTTGTGCAAAGGCTGTCGTTGCACAGCTCATAGCCACGATTGCAACTGCAATAATATGTTGTTTCATTTGTCTTATTTTATCTTTAATATCTTTGTGTCAACTCTCAAACCATTGAACTCGTTACTTGTCAACTCCAAACAACTACTACTCAGAGTATAACTTCAGTTCATCCACATAGAGCGTACTGCCCACAGCACCATTGAAGAAAGCACCATCCTTACTTGAAGACATGATGATAGCAAGGCTATACTTACCGTTCTTCAACTTCTCACTGTCTACAGTGCGACCTGCTACAGGCTCAAATGAGATAGAGAAACGTATCCATTCGTCTGTTTCCTTTGCATTCTTAAGCTGTGCAAGGAGAACAATACGGTCACTGGTTAATGAATTGGTACCATCGAGATACTCCACTCCATCGCCTGTTTCAAAGAATACTGCGTAAATAGCCAAACTATCCTTACGACCTTTAATCTCCTTCTTATCCTTATCTTGGAACTTCTCTCCAGCCTTGTATTTATAGTAGCCAATCAACTCCTTAGGCATCTTGTAGAATGGACGACCAAAGTGAGTTGACTTTGCTGGGTTACCCATATCAATTTGGAAATCACCTGTAAAGAGATTACCTGCTGCTATCGGCGCACCGAACATAGCACCAAGGAAACCCGTACTAACGGTTGTTAGCTTCAGACACTTACCCACATAACCATTGTCTGCTTGACTTGTTGGGTATTCAGTAGCCTTGCTATTACCCATGAGGAATGATACACCAACATTACCACTACCCCACTCTGCAAGATTACCATCAGCAGTCTTGTCAACAAAAGTATGATACTTACTGGTAGAATCAACCTTAAGCGTCTCGAAATGGAAATCAGTAGCAACATCATTACTTACGAATGATACCTTATAAGTCTTCTTCCACTGACCGTCTTGTGAGGTCACTGTATAGCTCTGAGGCTGTGTAAAGTTTAACTTAGTACCACTCTCAGGTTCAATCTTAGCACCTTCAGTGAGCTTAAACGTTGGAGCCAAGTTAGTTAAGTCTTCCCAACCATTGACATAGAATAGTACTTCATTATTCGTGATAACAGGCTTACGGACCAGAGTTGTACCGTCAACCGTAACATCTGTAATATCTGCTTCCGCATTTAATGCTTCCTCCTTAATACAAGAAGAAAGTAAGAGTCCTGCCATCAGAGCAAGAACCATTGGTCTAAATAACTTCATTAGATTATACGATTATTTATTAAAAATAGACGAATTATCAGTGCAAAGGTACGTAAAAAAAACTGTATAAGAAAGAGATAAAGCTATATGATGATCAAAGCAAGGAACACACACATTAAAATTATATACAGAATAAAGTCTTTTATGTAATTATATATCAGCATTAAAGATTATTCTATCAATAAATTATGTATCTTTGCAAACAAATATATCACACTGATAAACATAGAAAACAAATATGGCAAAGGTATTGGTAACAGGTGCTAACAAAGGCATTGGCTATGGCATCTGTAAGTTTTTAGGCAAGAGTGGCTGGCAGGTAATCGTTGGTGCGCGTAATAGTGAGCGTGCCGAGGAGGCGATGAAGTCATTGAAAGCTGAGGGAGTGGACGTGATTGGATGGCAATATGTCAATCTATCAGACAACATTTCTTTGGAGCAAACAGCAAAAGAAGTAAAAGAGAATATCATGACTTGGAACTATTGGTAAACAATGCTGGTATTCCTGGTGATATGGAAGTAGCAAGTTATGAGTCAGAGCTAAAGGATGTAATTGACACCGTACAAGTAAACTATGTCGGAACATTCTGCTTGACAAAGGCACTTACCCCATTACTCTCTGCAAACAAAGGAAGAATCGTGAACATAACCGTACCATCTGAGGTTAGTCCTTACTGGCACCCAATGGCTTACGTAGCCAGTAAAGCAGCACAGAATGCAATGACCAGTATTATGGCTATGGAATTTGAGAAGAACAATATACCTGTTGAAATCTTCAATATTCACCCTGGTGCTACTACAACCGATTTAAATAACCATTATACAGGACCAGGTTCTCACTCGATAGATGTTGTTAGTGAGAAGATTGCAGAGGTTATCAATGATGGAAAAAAGTATCAAGGAGAGTTTGTTGAACTATATCCTATCGTTGACGAAGGACGATAGTTTTAGGCTAAAAGAATAACTCTTTTTATTCTTCCCTACAAACATTGCAGTAGTACTCCTTTGCTCCCTACACCGCCGGAACCACTGTGGGCTACGTGTCTTTAAACCCAAATCAGTCAATACGATTGTAAGAATTATACATTATTATGGTCTAATGACTGATTGGGGATAAATAAAACCTCCGTCAGCTCCCGTGGATTCGCATGAGATTTGACTTCAAAAGGTAAAGAAATATATTGACAAAATATTTAAAGAAAAGGTAGGGAAATAACTTAAAAGCAAGTTCTTCTATCATCTTTGTAAGTTACTTGCTATCAAACAGTTGAAAAGATAGATTTTAAAAGGTACTTTGTAAGGGTCCAAAAGGGCGTTACTAAGACCTCAAAAGGGCATCTTTTGCAAGCCCAAAGGGCGTTAATTGCAAGCCGTTTGTTGGTCTTTTAAAAATCAGCATGTGAAAAATTAGGACAAAAGGTATGTTTAGAAGTTTGAAGTGATAAGGTTTGCCACTTGCATTTAAACTTTTAAGACATTTCAAACAGAGTATTTTTAAGTTTCTTACTGCTAATTTAGAGTTATTCTGTACACCTTATTATATAATAGCTTTTTTATCACTCTATACTTAGAAGAACCTATTTTCACCTTCTATCCTCTCCTATTTCTATGTCTAATAGCTGTATCTGCAAACCTATTTTTAACCCCATTCGGTCATTAGAGCCTAAATATAGTTTGTTTTATTATCGAGCAGATTGTTTGGCTTTGGAACGCAGGCGTAGCGGGCTACGTCAAGTTACAAAGACACACAAGGTGTCGATAAGAAAATAAAAGATGTTAGGAAACAATACCATACTATCGTAAGAATGTACAATTTGTGGTCTAATGACCGATTTGGGGTTAATACAATTATCTTCCATTACTTTGCTAAATGAAGTTAACTAAAGTTTGTTTAAATAGTTTTGCATTAAAAGTTTTGAATTACAAAAACTAATTTGTATTTTTACACACGAAACCTAAACTATCATTGTTTAAATCTATATTTGTTATATATGGCACGAGAAAAACAAATCATCGAGTGTGTCCCTAATTTTAGTGAAGGACGAAACAAAGATGTAATCAAGCAGATTACTGATGAAGTGGAATGCGTTAAAGGCGTTAAATTACTGGATGTTGACCCAGGAGAAGCAACCAATCGTACGGTTGTAACCTTCGTTGGTGAACCATCAGTAGTTGTAGAGGCTGCTTTCCGCTGTGTTAAGAAAGCTGCACAACTTATTGACATGCGACAGCATCATGGTGCTCACCCTCGTATGGGTGCAACAGATGTTTGTCCGCTTATCCCTGTTGCTGGTATCACCTTAGAGGAATGTGCAGCATTGGCACGTCAGTTGGCAGAGCGCATCGCTAATGAACTACAGGTTCCTTGCTACTGTTATGAAGCTGCAGCGAAGACTCCGGAACGTAAGAACTTAGCTATTTGTCGTAAGGGAGAGTATGAAGGACTCCCACAGCGTATGTCAGAAGCAACAGAGGCACCTGATTATGGTGCACGCGAATGGGATGAGCAGTTAGCACGAACAGGCTGTACAGCTGTCGGTGCACGCGACTTCTTGATAGCAACTAACTTTAACCTTAACACAACCTCTACACGTCGTGCCAATGCAATAGCATTTGATGTAAGAGAAAAAGGTCGTCCTATGCGTGAAGGTGGTTCGCCTGTTGGTAAGCCAATGAAGGACGAAAAGGGCGAAATCATCATGCAACCCGGTACGTTGAAAGCTACAAAGGCTATTGGTTGGTTCATTGATGAATATGGAATCGCACAGGTGTCAATGAATATAACTGACATCAATATCACACCTCTCCACATTGCCTTTGATGAGGTTTGTCGCTGTGCACAGAACCGAGGAATACGCGTGACTGGTACTGAAATAGTAGGTCTTATTCCTAAACGAACACTCCTTGAAGCTGGAACTTATTTCCTAAAGAAGCAGCAACGTTCAACAGGTATTCCAGAAGAAGACATCATCAAGATTGCCATTATGTCAATGGGCTTAGACGATTTGAAACCTTTCAATCCACGTGAGAAAGTCATTGAATATTTGTTGGAAGATGCCAATAAGACACCAAAGCTCATTGATTTGACTGTCAAAGAGTTTGCTAATGAGACTTCACGTGAATCTCCAGCACCTGGAGGCGGTACAATCTCTGCTTATATGGGAGTATTGGGTGCTGCTTTAGGTACAATGGTAGCCAACCTCTCCAGCCATAAAGCAGGTTGGGATGCACGCTGGGAAGAGTTCAGCAACTGGGCTGAAAAGGGTCAGGCAATACAAGCTGAACTAATGGTACTCGTTGATGAAGATACAGAAGCTTTCAACCGAATCATGTCTGCCTTTGGACTTCCTAAGAGTACTGATGAGGAAAAGGCTGCACGTTCTCAGGCGATACAAGAAGCAACACTCTTCGCAACAGAAGTTCCTTTGCATACGATGAAGGCTTCATACAAGGTGTTTGAACTTTGTCGTGCAATGGCAGAAGAAGGTAATCCTAACAGTGTTTCAGATGCTGGTGTTGGTGTATTGGCAGCTCGTGCTGCAGTACTCGGTGCAGGTCTGAATGTGAAGATTAATGCTTCTGGCTTGAAAGACAAAGAAAAAGCAGAACATTTAGTTGCCGAGGCAAACAAGTTAATTGCTCAAGCTAATGAAGCTGAGGCAGAGATAATGAAGATAGTTGAGGCTAAACTATAATGCATTTCTTTACATTATAAGGATTATATTCCTTATAAACAAGGAAATAAATAACACTTTAGCTATCCCACAACGAAGTTAATTATATGTCAATAAATTGGGCAGGCATACCTTGCTTGCACGATTAAAATCTCCATAAGATAATAGATATATAATCGTAGCTAAGGCTGTTATATGCTTTAACTATTACACTTTACGCTGAAAACCTTTTTTAATAACTACAACCCAAATAGATCTATTAAGTAACTATGACAAAAGAAGAATTTATAAAAGACATTTGCACAGGCATAGCCGACACGCTACCTGAGCCACAAGCATATGACCCTTCTATTAATCACGCACCAAAGCGTAAGGATATTCTCACACAAGAAGAGAAGAAACTTGCACTACGCAATGCCCTGCGTTATTTTCCAAAGAAGTTCCATGCAACATTAGCACCTGAGTTTGCGGAGGAGTTACGCCAATAT
It encodes:
- a CDS encoding Rossmann-like and DUF2520 domain-containing protein, translating into MLKVTLIGAGNLATQLGKSLKKAGVIISQVYSRTEDSARTLGELLEAEWLTDIKALRDEADIYIFSVKDSVLNELISEVCKGRGEKLFLHTAGSMPMSCFEGKALHYGVFYPMQTFSKAKDVDFERIPVFIEGNSIETEDVIRSLANKLSQRVIRLSSADRKYLHLAAVWACNFTNYCYTVASDILGEHGIPFDVMLPLINETTEKIQKISPKEAQTGPAVRGDRNVMSKQLELMNGKEDLQELYQMLSRGINPLVDNPTLDKR
- the kdsB gene encoding 3-deoxy-manno-octulosonate cytidylyltransferase, with the protein product MKFIGIIPARYSSSRFPGKPLAILGGKAVIEHVYRQVSSVMEDVFVATDDQRIYDAVEAFGGKAIMTRSDHQSGTDRICEALDKVGGDFDVVINIQGDEPFIQRSQLETVMQCFDDSRTQIATLGKPFESMEAVENPNSPKIVLDNDGYALYFSRSVIPFVRGKESAEWLNHFPFLKHIGLYAYRTEVLREVSRLPQSSLELAESLEQLRWLQNGYKIKVGLTNVETIGIDTPEDLQRAEEKLRNL
- a CDS encoding AIR synthase-related protein, which gives rise to MNNRYMMRGVSAAKEDVHNAIKNIDKGLYPQAFCKIIPDILGGDSEYCNIMHADGAGTKSALAYMYWKETGDLSVWRGIAQDAIVMNTDDLLCVGAVDNILVSSTIGRNKMLVPGEVISAIINGTDELLADMRKMGIGIYPTGGETADVGDLVRTIIVDSTVTCRMRREDVIDNANIRPGDVIVGLSSTGQATYETRYNGGMGSNGLTSARHDVFAKYLAENYPESYDHAVPEELVYSGKYKLTDAVEGSPINAGELVLSPTRTYAPVIKRLLDELRPEVHGMVHCTGGAQTKVLHFVNENCRVIKDNMFPVPPLFRAIKECSGTDWKEMYQVFNMGHRMEIYVRPEVAEQVIAISKEFNIDAQVVGHIEEGKRSLTIKSEFGTFEY
- the prfA gene encoding peptide chain release factor 1, producing the protein MIDNNSILQKLDGLEARYEEVSTLITDPSVIADQSRYVKLTKEYKDLGDIMDARRRYINCLTTIKEAKDIIANESDAEMKEMAREELSENEALQPALEEEIKLLLVPKDPEDAKNVQMEIRGGAGGDEAALFAGDLFNMYKRYCDKKGWKLSITSVSEGTAGGFKEIDFAVEGDNVYGTLKYESGVHRVQRVPATETQGRMHTSAATVAVLPEADKFEVNINEGDIKWDTFRSSGAGGQNVNKVESGVRLRYPWKNPNTGEIEEILIECTETRDQPKNKERALSRLYTYIYDHEHQKYVDDIASRRKTLVSTGDRSAKIRTYNYPQGRVTDHRIGFTTHDLQGFMNGEIQDMIDALTVAENAEKLKETEL
- the pyrF gene encoding orotidine-5'-phosphate decarboxylase, translating into MNRQQLINEIFTKKTFLCVGLDTDINKIPAHLKNEDDPIFAFNKAIIDATAPYCVAYKPNLAFYECYGLKGMSAFEKTIQYIKENHPNHFIIADAKRGDIGNTSKMYAQTFFEEYNLDSVTVAPYMGEDSVKPFLEYDGKWVILLALTSNKGSHDFQLTEDKQGERLFEKVLKKSQEWGTTENLMYVVGATQGKMFEDIRRMAPEHFLLVPGVGAQGGSLQEVCKYGMTKDCGLLVNSSRGIIYASTDTDFAEVAAVKAKELQEEMAVELEHIAK
- a CDS encoding porin family protein, whose protein sequence is MKQHIIAVAIVAMSCATTAFAQTDRTSSLSSAEQNGWEYEVKASVNIGGASPLPMPVEIRKISSYSPKFNGTLEGAVTKWLGKEQKWGVSTGLKFEEKGMITGANVKNYSMEILNDGSRVAGYWTGYVKTNYNTTLLTVPVMANYRFNDRWKVRAGLYSSIKLDGQFTGHVSDGYLREGTPVGEKLTFADGNTASYDFSSNLRHFQWGGQLGATWRAFNHFTVSADLTWAFNNIFESDFKTISFGLYPIYLNLGFGYRF
- a CDS encoding PCMD domain-containing protein; translation: MKLFRPMVLALMAGLLLSSCIKEEALNAEADITDVTVDGTTLVRKPVITNNEVLFYVNGWEDLTNLAPTFKLTEGAKIEPESGTKLNFTQPQSYTVTSQDGQWKKTYKVSFVSNDVATDFHFETLKVDSTSKYHTFVDKTADGNLAEWGSGNVGVSFLMGNSKATEYPTSQADNGYVGKCLKLTTVSTGFLGAMFGAPIAAGNLFTGDFQIDMGNPAKSTHFGRPFYKMPKELIGYYKYKAGEKFQDKDKKEIKGRKDSLAIYAVFFETGDGVEYLDGTNSLTSDRIVLLAQLKNAKETDEWIRFSISFEPVAGRTVDSEKLKNGKYSLAIIMSSSKDGAFFNGAVGSTLYVDELKLYSE
- the ftcD gene encoding glutamate formimidoyltransferase: MAREKQIIECVPNFSEGRNKDVIKQITDEVECVKGVKLLDVDPGEATNRTVVTFVGEPSVVVEAAFRCVKKAAQLIDMRQHHGAHPRMGATDVCPLIPVAGITLEECAALARQLAERIANELQVPCYCYEAAAKTPERKNLAICRKGEYEGLPQRMSEATEAPDYGAREWDEQLARTGCTAVGARDFLIATNFNLNTTSTRRANAIAFDVREKGRPMREGGSPVGKPMKDEKGEIIMQPGTLKATKAIGWFIDEYGIAQVSMNITDINITPLHIAFDEVCRCAQNRGIRVTGTEIVGLIPKRTLLEAGTYFLKKQQRSTGIPEEDIIKIAIMSMGLDDLKPFNPREKVIEYLLEDANKTPKLIDLTVKEFANETSRESPAPGGGTISAYMGVLGAALGTMVANLSSHKAGWDARWEEFSNWAEKGQAIQAELMVLVDEDTEAFNRIMSAFGLPKSTDEEKAARSQAIQEATLFATEVPLHTMKASYKVFELCRAMAEEGNPNSVSDAGVGVLAARAAVLGAGLNVKINASGLKDKEKAEHLVAEANKLIAQANEAEAEIMKIVEAKL